The Pyxidicoccus sp. MSG2 DNA segment TGTCCGTCACGGCGAAGTAGTTCATCCAGTGCGCGGGCACGCCCGAGGGCCACTTGCTGTCCATCTGGAACACGCCGCCCACGGTCTGCGGGCCCTTGTGCAGCGTCCAGTACTCCATGCCCTCCATCTTCTTCGGCTCCAGTCCGAAGACGGCGGCGTAGAAGTCACGCGCGCGGGCGGCATCGCGCGTGTTCACCTCGTGCCACGCCATGCTGCCGGGCTCGCCCACCAGCTTCGCGCCCTGGTGCTTCTTCGACTGCCACATCCCGAAGTGCGCGCCCGTGGGGTCCGAGCAGAACGCGAGCCGCCCTTCCTCCATGACGTCCATGGGGCCCATGCCCACGTGGCCGCCGTGCTTGCGCACGCGCGCGGCGTACGCGTCGATGTCGTCCACCTCGAAGTAGAGGCTCCACGCGGGAGGGAAGGGTGCGTCCGCCGGCCGCTGGCCCATGCCGGCGACGTTGCGGCCGTCGAGCTGGCACATCGTGTAGTAGCCCGTCTCCTTCGGGCCGATGAGGAACTTCCATCCGAAGAGCGCACCGTAGAAGGCGCGGGCCTTCTCCAGGTCCGTCGTCATCAGGTCCATCCAGGTGGGGGTTCCGACGTTGTGCTTGTCCACCACGGGCATCGTGCGCTCCTCGGGAAAGGGAAAGGTGCCCGGCGACTTCGGGCGCGCGGAAACTACCAAGCCCCTTCTCCACGTGGTGCGCGATGCGCCTGTGTCGCGAGTGCCGGATGGTTGGCGTCGCTGGACGGCGTTCATGCCCCGGAGCGCGATTCCAGGTGGACCCGCCGACCTGTCTCCTCGGACACCATGGCCGCCGCGAGCACCTCCTGCACGGTGGCACCGTCGTCCAGTGTGGCCAGTCCGTCCCGGGGCTCGCCTCGCAGCAGTCCGAGGAACCTTCGCGCGCCTTCTACATGCGCCTGGGCCCACGGCTCCCGCTCGCCGGGGCGCGGCTCCAGGCCCGGCGCGACGTCCCTCCACGTGCCGTGCTCGAAGCCGCGCACCGGGGACACGCACCAGCCCTCGCGCAAGGGCACGTAGCCGCCCGAGAAGCCGGCCTCCCAGCCGCGTCCGAGCAGCGTCCAGCCACCATGAATGCCCG contains these protein-coding regions:
- a CDS encoding VOC family protein; this translates as MVVSARPKSPGTFPFPEERTMPVVDKHNVGTPTWMDLMTTDLEKARAFYGALFGWKFLIGPKETGYYTMCQLDGRNVAGMGQRPADAPFPPAWSLYFEVDDIDAYAARVRKHGGHVGMGPMDVMEEGRLAFCSDPTGAHFGMWQSKKHQGAKLVGEPGSMAWHEVNTRDAARARDFYAAVFGLEPKKMEGMEYWTLHKGPQTVGGVFQMDSKWPSGVPAHWMNYFAVTDTDAAVKKVTEMGGKVHVPAMDTPYGRMATVTDPAGAAFTVIKLSPFAQSM